A genomic stretch from bacterium includes:
- a CDS encoding type II toxin-antitoxin system RelE/ParE family toxin has translation MIKSFKNNKLKKAFLKDDFSGILPEHIEKCRLILSSINMATDIADLNRPSFSLHRLKGNREGIWAITVRANWRITFKFENGSAYILDYEDYH, from the coding sequence ATGATAAAAAGTTTTAAAAACAACAAATTAAAGAAAGCCTTTTTGAAAGATGATTTTTCAGGAATACTGCCTGAACATATCGAAAAATGCAGGCTTATACTTTCTTCTATAAATATGGCTACCGATATTGCAGATTTAAATAGACCAAGCTTTAGCCTTCATCGACTTAAAGGCAATAGAGAAGGAATATGGGCTATAACTGTGAGAGCAAACTGGAGAATAACTTTCAAATTTGAAAACGGAAGCGCATATATTTTAGATTACGAAGATTATCATTAA
- a CDS encoding response regulator transcription factor, producing MSIKVLLVEDHTMTRMGLQLVLEKVEDINVIGEADDGEKAVEMAKELTPDVILMDIGLPGIDGIEATQKIKDLKIPSNILVFTSRDNEQDIFAALGAGATGYIMKGASPEQIVSSIRAINEGTAWLDPAIAKVVLRKLTQKSQTTNYPSKNPSKAALAAGLTEREMEVLGLIVEGLSNAMIAERLFITRATAKAHVHSILQKLCVDDRTQAAVTAMKEGLV from the coding sequence ATGTCTATTAAAGTTTTGCTTGTAGAAGATCATACTATGACAAGAATGGGACTTCAGCTTGTTCTCGAGAAAGTTGAAGACATAAATGTTATAGGAGAAGCTGACGACGGAGAAAAAGCCGTTGAAATGGCAAAAGAATTGACCCCTGATGTAATTTTAATGGACATAGGACTTCCGGGAATCGACGGAATTGAAGCAACTCAAAAAATAAAAGATTTAAAAATTCCCTCAAATATCCTTGTATTCACATCAAGAGATAATGAGCAGGATATTTTTGCAGCACTGGGAGCAGGTGCAACAGGTTATATAATGAAAGGCGCAAGTCCTGAGCAGATTGTTTCTTCTATACGTGCTATCAATGAAGGTACAGCATGGCTTGATCCCGCAATAGCAAAAGTTGTTTTAAGAAAACTAACACAAAAATCCCAAACCACTAATTATCCGTCAAAAAATCCGAGCAAAGCTGCTCTCGCGGCAGGATTAACAGAAAGAGAAATGGAAGTTTTAGGCTTGATAGTGGAAGGTCTTTCAAATGCCATGATTGCCGAACGGTTATTTATAACCCGCGCAACTGCAAAAGCACATGTACACAGTATTTTACAAAAGTTATGTGTTGATGACAGGACTCAAGCAGCAGTGACAGCTATGAAAGAAGGTCTTGTATAA
- a CDS encoding hybrid sensor histidine kinase/response regulator, protein MDKISQNYNIVIVDDEPIVTSNLKTLLRLENYPSPNTFNSPTEALEYIRNNKIDLVISDFFMPEMNGIEFLKEVKKTSPRSTLILLTGYADKENAIKAINEVGLYRYLEKPWDNEDLLLCIKNGLERSDFIAQQELERLRDDFIATLTHDLRTPLLAAIQTLKFFVDGTLGELKEKQRTFLETMILSNQDMLGLVNALLEVYKYESGQLFLCKDNFVFADLVDQCSREVESLLVQKNLKLIINGFSNERIYGDKQEIKRVIANFLGNAIKHTHQNGEIRIIADFNDENTIISVEDTGIGIPKNDIPKLFKRFSQGTGTKRSTSTGLGLYLSRQIIEAHGGKVWLESEVNVGSKFKFSIPRESFEETQNAACPCEAQQ, encoded by the coding sequence ATGGATAAGATTTCTCAGAATTATAATATTGTGATAGTTGACGATGAACCCATTGTAACGTCTAATCTGAAAACATTATTGAGGCTGGAGAATTATCCGTCGCCAAATACTTTTAATTCTCCGACAGAAGCGCTTGAATATATCAGAAATAATAAGATAGACTTAGTAATTTCTGATTTTTTTATGCCCGAAATGAACGGCATCGAATTTCTTAAAGAAGTTAAAAAAACATCTCCACGTTCAACATTAATTTTACTCACGGGTTATGCGGACAAAGAAAATGCTATTAAGGCTATAAACGAAGTCGGGCTGTACAGATACCTCGAAAAACCATGGGATAACGAAGACCTGCTGTTATGTATAAAAAATGGTCTTGAAAGAAGCGATTTTATTGCACAGCAGGAACTTGAACGATTACGTGATGATTTTATCGCTACTCTTACGCATGACTTAAGAACTCCGCTTTTAGCGGCTATACAGACATTAAAGTTTTTCGTGGACGGGACTCTCGGAGAACTCAAAGAAAAACAAAGAACATTCCTCGAAACTATGATTCTAAGCAATCAAGACATGCTCGGACTTGTAAATGCCCTTCTGGAAGTTTACAAATACGAATCAGGGCAGTTATTTCTCTGCAAAGACAATTTTGTTTTTGCAGACTTAGTTGACCAGTGTTCTAGAGAAGTTGAGTCTTTGTTAGTCCAAAAAAATCTTAAATTAATTATCAACGGTTTTTCAAATGAACGAATATACGGAGATAAACAGGAAATCAAAAGAGTTATCGCCAATTTTTTAGGAAATGCAATAAAACATACTCATCAAAATGGTGAAATCAGGATAATAGCTGATTTTAATGACGAAAACACAATAATTTCCGTAGAAGATACAGGTATAGGGATACCCAAAAATGATATTCCAAAACTATTCAAACGTTTTTCGCAAGGTACAGGAACAAAACGTTCAACCAGCACAGGGCTTGGTCTATATCTAAGCCGTCAAATTATTGAAGCGCATGGAGGAAAAGTCTGGCTGGAAAGTGAAGTTAACGTTGGAAGCAAATTCAAATTCAGCATTCCGCGAGAATCTTTCGAAGAAACACAAAATGCCGCATGTCCCTGCGAAGCGCAGCAGTAA
- a CDS encoding HigA family addiction module antitoxin: protein MQMKNPAHPGLLIKEDIDALEISVAELALRIGVSRQILFRIIKGHAGITAEMSLKLSKAFNTSPEFWVNMQTQYDLAQAKLKVNVDNIQAYG, encoded by the coding sequence ATGCAAATGAAGAATCCTGCACACCCTGGATTATTAATTAAAGAAGATATTGACGCACTTGAAATAAGTGTTGCAGAATTAGCTTTGAGAATAGGTGTAAGCAGGCAAATATTATTCAGGATAATAAAAGGTCATGCTGGAATAACAGCAGAAATGTCATTAAAACTTTCTAAAGCCTTTAATACTTCTCCTGAATTTTGGGTAAATATGCAAACACAGTATGATTTAGCACAAGCAAAATTAAAAGTTAATGTTGACAATATTCAGGCTTATGGGTAA